From a single Oceaniferula flava genomic region:
- a CDS encoding sugar phosphate isomerase/epimerase family protein: MLSFSTCWNNARHPEGEDIIDEILELGFDTMELSHGMTISKLPGIQKAYREGKFRCSGVHNYFPSPVEVMIDAPDAYEFSSHRAYDRERALDMTLKTLELAAEFKAHYVVMHMGSVPMPSKKWTKRLTAMVKDGQQLSPEYAKAKLDFVKKREKIAPLYYHRAIEALEKLSEKAAELKIPLAVESRSRFEDVPSESEMVLLQEHFKDNPWVGYWHDFGHVQLKHNLGLLDHDQWLSKMAPYLIGCHVHDVYWPERDHRVPLTGELDFKKLLRHIDPKKPLVWELSPTRKTEQIKQALEVWKAAYPETLEG; encoded by the coding sequence ATGCTTTCCTTTTCAACATGCTGGAACAACGCGCGTCACCCTGAGGGCGAGGACATCATCGATGAGATCCTCGAGCTGGGATTCGATACCATGGAACTCAGCCATGGCATGACGATCAGCAAGCTTCCGGGGATCCAAAAAGCGTATCGCGAAGGGAAGTTCCGCTGCTCCGGCGTGCACAACTACTTCCCGTCTCCGGTGGAGGTGATGATCGATGCGCCGGACGCTTACGAGTTCAGCTCACACCGTGCCTACGATCGCGAACGTGCGCTGGACATGACCTTGAAAACCCTCGAGCTGGCAGCGGAGTTCAAGGCGCACTATGTGGTCATGCACATGGGCTCGGTGCCGATGCCATCGAAAAAATGGACCAAGCGCCTGACAGCCATGGTCAAAGACGGTCAGCAGCTCAGCCCGGAGTATGCCAAGGCAAAGTTAGACTTCGTCAAGAAACGGGAAAAGATCGCCCCTCTCTATTACCATCGCGCGATTGAGGCACTGGAAAAGCTCTCGGAAAAAGCTGCCGAGCTGAAAATCCCACTCGCCGTCGAGTCACGCAGCCGCTTTGAAGACGTGCCCAGCGAAAGCGAAATGGTTTTGCTCCAAGAGCACTTCAAAGACAACCCATGGGTCGGTTATTGGCATGATTTCGGCCACGTGCAGCTGAAGCACAATCTCGGATTGTTAGACCACGACCAATGGCTGAGCAAGATGGCTCCTTATCTCATCGGCTGCCACGTGCACGACGTTTACTGGCCGGAACGCGACCACCGCGTGCCGCTCACAGGAGAACTCGATTTTAAAAAGCTGCTACGCCACATCGATCCCAAAAAGCCCCTGGTCTGGGAGCTCAGCCCGACCCGCAAGACGGAACAGATCAAACAGGCACTGGAAGTCTGGAAAGCAGCTTACCCTGAAACCTTGGAGGGTTAA
- a CDS encoding L,D-transpeptidase family protein produces MKSLLLLLLGAASLCAQVPNNCRQAIVGVSSGWNSSHVTLRVYEKHGRAWQPVGAPWQGRLGKSGLAWGYGIHPNIQSKAPVKREGDKRAPAGIFKIGGAYGYAGQIQKHPALSYRKVSPRDLWVEDRNSPYYNRHLVLDHSPASSWEKKAQMRQNDHAHSLKLYIAHNDAILGGKPISGRGSAIFFHIWRGGGSKSTAGCTTMAEGQLKQLIARIDPSKNPVYILLPQSEYVRLRSAWKLP; encoded by the coding sequence ATGAAATCCTTACTTCTCCTCCTACTCGGGGCAGCAAGCCTATGCGCCCAGGTGCCTAACAACTGCCGACAAGCCATCGTCGGTGTTTCCAGTGGTTGGAACTCGTCCCATGTGACACTGCGGGTCTACGAAAAACATGGCAGAGCTTGGCAGCCGGTCGGAGCGCCCTGGCAGGGGCGTTTGGGGAAAAGTGGCTTGGCATGGGGCTACGGCATCCACCCTAACATCCAGTCCAAGGCCCCCGTCAAACGTGAGGGCGACAAGCGCGCACCGGCTGGGATTTTCAAGATTGGCGGTGCCTACGGCTACGCAGGACAAATCCAAAAACACCCGGCGCTAAGTTACCGCAAAGTCAGCCCTCGCGACCTCTGGGTGGAAGACCGTAACTCGCCCTACTACAACCGCCATCTGGTGCTCGATCACTCACCTGCCAGCAGCTGGGAGAAAAAGGCCCAGATGCGCCAGAACGATCACGCACACTCGCTGAAACTCTACATTGCACACAACGACGCCATCCTCGGTGGCAAGCCGATTTCTGGGCGCGGCTCGGCGATCTTTTTCCACATCTGGCGAGGCGGTGGTAGCAAGTCGACCGCTGGCTGCACCACCATGGCAGAAGGTCAGCTGAAGCAGCTGATTGCCCGCATCGATCCCAGCAAGAACCCAGTCTATATCCTGCTGCCGCAGAGCGAATATGTTAGACTTCGTAGTGCTTGGAAGCTTCCATAG